The region TTCGCTTCGAAGTTAGGGCGACCCGCTGGGTTGATTTTTTCTTCGATGATTGCTTCAACGAAGTTGCGTTGCATTAGTTCACCCGTGATTTCTTCACGAACTGCTTTGCCGTAACGCTTTTGAATAACTGATGGTGGCACTTTACCAGGACGGAAACCATTGATGCGTTGGGTCTTAGCTAATTGGCGAAGACGGTTTTTAACTTCAACATCTACTTTTTCAGCAGGAACAGAAATCGTTAAACGGCGTTCCAAACCTTGTGTAGTCTCAACAGAAACTTGCATTTATATACCTCAATTTAGCGTTTGAACACGCTTCCTATTTTCCATCTATCTATCCAAGCAAATTCTCACCATGAAAATGCTGTTAGCCCTTGTAGCTTCGCTAGTCGAGCCGGGAAACACCTGAATAAATGATGCTCATATTAAAATTAATGACGCGCAATTATAGCCATGCTTTTTGCAAGAGTCGAGTTAATCGCTTGATTATTTTATATTCTTAAATTTTTCAACAAGATAGTAGCAAAATTAGCGTATTTTATCGATGTTCTCGCTAATTCACTGATCTTATAAGAATTTAAGTGATTTGAGATTTGATGGCGTCGTATTGGCAGTTAAAAATGATAGTTGGAAGTTCGCCTTTTAAAATGAAAAATACCTAGCCAAGTATCTTGATATTGGGAAATAGTGAGTGGTCTGCAATGCGGTGGATGAAGCTACCACTGTTTTTGGGTGTACCCAAACCAAATGTTATCAATGCAAGAGAAAATGCTCGGTGATGTAGGATTTGAACCTATGACCCATATAGAGAGTACCCAAACCAAGTGTAATGACAAAAAGAGAGAAAGTAGTCGGTGATGTAGGATTTGAACCTACGACCCTATGAAAGAGTACCCAAACCAAGTGTAATGATAAAAAGAGAGAAAGTGGTCGGTGATGTAGGATTTGAACCTACGACCCATTTAGAGAGCACCCAAACCAAGTGTAATGATAAAAAGAGAGAAAGTGGTCGGTGATGTAGGATTTGAACCTACGACCCCTTGGACCCAAACCAAGTGCGCTACCAAGCTGCGCTAATCACCGACAGAGGTAATGGTAATCGAAGCATTTAATTCGAACCACTTTAAATTTTAGCATCTAGAATTGTGCTTATGATAACACTACAAAGACTAAAATCTGAAAGATTGGTCGGTGATGTAGGATTTGAACCTACGACCCCTTGGACCCAAACCAAGTGCGCTACCAAGCTGCGCTAATCACCGACGAAGATGGGGTGGCTAATGGGACTTGAACCCACGACAACCGGAATCACAATCCGGGGCTCTACCAACTGAGCTATAGCCACCATTGTATGGCACGCCCTGCAGGATTTGAACCTGCGACCCACGGCTTAGAAGGCCGTTGCTCTATCCAGCTGAGCTAAGGGCGCACATCACCTACAAGTGCATAGCTTTACTTCCCTTGTGCAAAGAAAATAAAGTGGTCGGTGATGTAGGATTTGAACCTACGACCCCTTGGACCCAAACCAAGTGCGCTACCAAGCTGCGCTAATCACCGACTTAGTTGTTAAAAGCCTTGTTGCCTTCAACGGGTGCGCATATTACCGACCCACCCTTTACTCGTCAAACACTTTTTTAAAAAATCATTTCAACCGCTCACTTTTGCAACACTGCGTACAAAAAAGCATTGATAAGCTTATTTTTTATCATTAAACACTATGTTACATGCCACTAATAAGATCACCATACCACAAGATTAACAAACCACTTTCGATCGCACTCTAAATAGAGGGGGTAACTTTATTCAGCTTTTTTACTATTTATTATAGTAGCCGCTACACTGGCATTTGCTTTTGTGTAAAAATATTAGCGTGAATTATCCTCTACTTTATAAAGAATTATGACGGCACAACTTATTGACGGAAAAGCTATCGCACAAAGTATTCGTACTTCAGTAAAAGAAAAAGTCGCAGCACGCACCAGCCAAGGAAAAAGAGCGCCAGGCTTAGCTGTTATTCTGGTTGGCAATGACCCTGCCTCAGAGGTTTATGTGGGAAGTAAGCGCAGAGCTTGTGAAGAAGTAGGCTTCGTGTCGCGCTCATATGACTTGCCAGAGACAACATCAGAGCAAGAATTGTTGTCATTAATAGAAGAATTAAATCACGACGACGCGGTCGACGGCATTTTGGTGCAATTGCCATTACCAGAAGGTTTAGATCCAAACCTTGTTATCGAGCACATCAACCCGCAAAAAGATGTCGACGGTTTCCACCCTTCGAATGTTGGCAAGCTAGCACTGCGTCAACCTGGATTGCGCCCATGCACGCCAAAAGGCATTGTCACCTTAATCGAGTCGACTGGCGTTAAACCTCACGGGTTAGAAGCTGTTGTTGTTGGTGCGTCAAATATTGTCGGTCGTCCGATGACGCTAGAGTTACTGCTAGCGGGTTGCACAGTAACAACGACCCATCGCTTTACCCGCGATTTAGAGAGTAAGGTGCGTCAGGCAGATTTACTGGTTGTTGCCGTTGGCAAGCCAGAGTTCATTCCAGGCGAGTGGATTAAAGAAGGCGCTATCGTCATTGATGTCGGTATTAATCGCCTAGAATCTGGCAAGCTAGTGGGCGATGTCGAGTTTGATGTGGCAAAAGACAAGGCCAACTACATTACCCCTGTGCCAGGTGGTGTTGGCCCCATGACCGTTGCCAGCTTGATTGAGAATACCTTAATTGCCTGTGAAGAATTTGGCGCAGAGTAACGCTCAAGGCTGCGCAAGATAACCTCTGCCCGTTAATAAAATTAAAGCGCCAATTGGCGCTTTAATTTTAATCAACACAAACGGCTAGTTAATTTTAAATTTGTTAAGCAATGGCTCATAAACTTGGATAACGTTTCGAAGTGCATCACTACTTTGCTGTAAATCTTGCAATGAATCGTTCGAACGTCCACTTAATTGAGTTGCCTCGTTAAGCTGTTCGTTAATATTTTGTAGCGTAACAGACTGCTCTTCGGTTGCACTTGCTATTTGTTCATTCATCGACAATATGTTGTTGAGCATGTCGACAATGTTTTGTAGCGCCTGTTCCGATGATTGTGTAAAGCCAACCGTTTCATCAAGCGATTGCATGCTGCCTTGCATCGCGTTAACTGACTGTTGCGCGCCAGCCTGAAGCTTCTCAATCATATTCTGAATTTCACTTGTTGACTCTTGCGTACGCTGTGCTAACGTTCTAACTTCATCAGCAACAACGGCAAAGCCTCGACCTTGGTCACCAGCTCTTGCCGCTTCAATAGCAGCATTCAATGCCAGTAAGTTAGTTTGTTCAGCTATTCCTCGAATAACATCTAACACAGAGCCAATTTCATTCGTATCATCAGAGAGCTGAGCGATCGCATTGCTGGTATCGGTCATATTCTCTTTTAGTCCTTCTACGGCATTGATCGCCTGCCCTTGTAATAAAAGCCCTTGTTGTGCTTCATTATCTGATTTCTGTGCCTCTACGCGAGCATTGTCAGCGCTTTGCGCAATTTCCTCTGTCGCAGAGGTAATTTCAGAGGTTGAATGGCTAACCGAGGTCAAGACATCAACGCTTGTGGCTAAGTTGGCACTCGAAGATTCAACGGCACGAGATAATGCGCTAGACTCGCTTTGCAACACCACGCTTGATTGCGATATTTCACTAATGACAGTATTGAGCGATAACACCATATGGTTGAAAGCCGTACTCATTTGCGCGACTTCATCTTCGCCATTTACGTCAAGTGACAAGGTTAGGTCATTACTTTTATCGATATGGGTAATACGCTTCGTTGCCCCGATCAGCGGCTTTTGAATACTCGCGATCAGAGCAATACCCACCAGCACGCCAAAGACAACAACAACCACGACGGCAATTAGAATAAACCGCCAGCTAGCATCATAAGTTTGCTGATTCTGCTGATATAAATCTTGTGCACCAGCCACATTGGTTTGGAACATTTTATCCAGCTGATCGTGAAGTTGATTAAAAAGCACTCGGTATTCATTGTTTGCCAATGCGTCGGCTTCAACATCCTCATTTGTTTGGCTTAACCGAATGATTTGATCGCGCAACTGTGCCATTTCTTGCACTTCTTGTTGAACTTGCTCAAATAGCTGCGTTTCTTCGCCTGCATCGAGTGTTTCAGAAAACTTGCCAAGCGAAGGACTCAACTGTTGAGCGGCATCCGCAATTCGCCGCTCAGCCTCACGCATGGCATTATCATTCGGCGAAATGATATGGCTTTTTAGCCACACAAACTCTTCATAAGTGTGCTTTCGTGCATCAGTCAGATTGACGACACTGATAAAATAATTATCGTAAATTTCCTGACCACCGCTGTTAATGGTGCCCGCTGAACGTTATGTTACCAATAACATCACCACGGGAATGAGGATAAATATGACGATCGCTAGTGGGATTTTCTGTGAAATTTTTAAGTTTCTGAGTAATGACATTCTAGCTCTCCCTAAAACTCAAAGCTTGCTCTAAGCGTAACAATTGTGGGCTCAGTTTCAATTTCCCCTAAATCACCAAAACCACTATTTTCAATGTGCTGAATCGATCCAGTTAGGTGAACGTTGTCAAGCACTTGGTACTTTGCATAAGCTTCGAATTGGCTAATATCATCAAGCTCATTGTTGGTGTTGAGCTCGCTGCTCACCATCGACTGGCTATAGCCTAGGCCAAATGCCCAGCGGTCAACTTGTTGTTGCCATGAGACGCCATAAAACGCATCAATTTCACTGACATCTTCATTGGCTAGACCATATCGAAAAAGAAACTGGCCAACATCAGTTTGGTAAGCCAACGTAAGGTGTCCGCCAGCATTGTTGTCCATACCGCCATCAAAGGCTTCAATATCTAATGAAGAAATCCACAAAGCACCGTGAATAGTTAACTGCTGGTATTGCCAAACGAGCTCTGCGGAGGTGAAATATTCATCAAGCTCATCAAACAAGGTGGAATAGCGAGCGTCTAAATCTCCTAAGCCTTGTGCCTGTGATAGTAAAAAGGAATAACTCAATTGCTCATCGATTTGCCCGGTATAACCCAGACCAAGCGCATAGTCAGGCGCACCACTGGTTTGGATATTAACAAAAGCAGAAGAGATAAACTGTGTCGTTTCATCATTTGACCAGTCGCCTGATTCAGTAAAACCAGAGGGATAAAGTAAACCCGCGACCAGCTCACCTTTGCCCAACGGCAAATAGTATTCAAGACTTGATATTTGAATGCGCCCATCACCGTCTTCATCGGCAGCTCCCCCAGCATCCGCCAAGGCTTCACCATAAGTTGCGGTTACTTTGCCAGCTTTTGAAGAGCTAGTCCCTTCCACATACATATGCCAACGCCCGATAGGTAACTGACCTTCAATATCAGCATCCAGAACGCCAATAAATTCACTATTTACGTCATCTGCTGAGGTGGTTAGATAAAAACCAGTGAGTGCCCCACTCAGTTCAATAGCATGAGATAATGTTGGCAACATTAGCAGGCCAATAAGAGATTTTTTTAACACGTGTTTTGCATTCCTTTTTTACAATTTCAACACCTAAGATTTAGCAACACAGAGGTGTATTTGGCTATATAACAATAAGAAATAACTTACTCCGCGAGTATTTTAACCAGCCGCGTGTTGCAGGATTGTAATCCAGTGTAAATGCGCGGTTAATGTTTTCCCTTCGAAAAATCAGTTAGCTTCTTACCGCTCAATTGTTAACATAATGCCACTATACTATTACGACTAAAAAATATTGCGGCTAAAACCCAATGAGCAAACCAATAGACAAGCAAATAAACAAACTATTAGAGCAGCACCACAAGTTGATCCACTCAGAGTCTCTCAAGGTTAAGTCCCATGTTCAACGAGAAAATGGCGACTGGATCCTAAATACTTTGATGTTGGACAATATTGATGTGCCATTCAAATACAAGCGCAAAAAACTTTACCGGAGTCTGCAAGGTCAGCGCGTGAATATCACTTATTACCCCGCTACAGAGCAAGTTGCAGGCTTTGAAATGGAAATAATGAACATCGTTCGCATCAAAGTAGCATAGCTCACTCAGCACTTTTTCCAGCCAATTATGAGCAGAAAATGCGTTTAATTAGGTTTTTCTCTCGTTATTTTATTGATTTAAACCTCTAAACAGCGTTTATTTTTTAAACGCTCTTGACGAATTCTTCACCGTATTACATAAATAAATAGTCGACATTAAAAAAACAAATACATCGACGCTGTAAAAAAGGGAGTGCGTAACAAAAACAATAATTTCACGCACCAACTAAAATCGGGGACTGCGAGAGGTACAATTATGATCTTAAATCATATCTGGGGGCTTTATGCTCACCCAAAAGAAGAATGGCACGCCATTGAAAAGCGTCACGAGAGCTTTTACTACAGTTTGGCGCACATCCTTACCATAGCATTAATACCTTCAATTTGCGGATACTACGCCACTGCCCATGTGGGTTGGTCGATCGGCGCTGGTGACGTAATAAAACTGACAGAGCAAAGCGCTGTGATCATGTCAGTCGGCATGTATGGCGCTATGATTGCTGGCGTATTTGCACTGGCCTACCTGATTCATTGGATGGCAAAAACCTTTGACTCAGATCCGAGTTACACACAATCACTAGAATTAGCCGCATACACGGCAACACCATTATTAATGGTAGGGTTAACAGCGTTATTTCCGGTGCTTTGGTTTGTGGTAACCGCAGGCATGTTAGCGGTGTGCTACTCGGTTTACCTGCTCTACTCAGGTGTTCCTATCATGATGAATATTCCGGAAGAGAAAGGCTTTATTTATTCTAGCTCAGTAGTTACCTGTGGCTTAGTCTTGCTCGTTACCATTATGGCGGCAACGGCTATTTTATGGAGTATGGGTTTTGGCCCTGAATATGTAGCCTAGACAACCGAGTTATGGGCAAACAAATTCGTAAAGTGAATGCCCCAAAATTAAGGTTGTTAGAAAAGTAAAAGCGATAAAAGAAAACCATAAACAAACGAAGCGATAATCACGTAGAAGTACGATAAAAGCGCAATTAGTCAGGTTTAAAATGTAAAACGACGCCATACCCTCCCCTAATATGGCGTCGTTTTTTTATTGGGGTTCAGTTATACCAATTTGATTAATTATTTAGTCTCTCAGAATGACATAAGCAGTATTAGAACAAACGAAATTTATGACGATATAGTTGTTCTACATCGAGTGAATTTTGTGCAGTTATCATGCTGTTTATGCATTCCCAAGGGCGAGTTTTAAAGGCTCATATACTGCGTTATGCCGTTTAACAAGGGAATAACCATTCTCTGCACGCCAAGCCTTGTCTATGAGCCTTTAAATTCTCGCTGAGTGATCAAATAATTATTCAAGTTGGTATTGGGCTTATTTACGATCTTAGCCACTAACCTTGAAATGGGTGGTTAACATACCAGTGCTCGGCAATATCTTCACGGCGTGCAAACCAGACACCTTCAAAAGACTTTGCATACGCAAAGAAACGCTCTAACGCTTTAATCCGGCCGGGTCTGCCAATTAAACGACAGTGTAAACCTATCGACATCATTTTGGGGCGATTTTCGCCATGAGGGTCCCCCTCTTCATACAAGACATCAAAAGCATCTTTTAAGTAATTAAAAAATTGATCACCCGCATTAAAACCTTGCACTGCGGCAAAGCGCATATCATTAACATCTAAGGTGTAAGGCACGATCAACTGCGGTTTAGTTTTTCCTTCATTACCCACTTCAACTTCACGCCAAAACGGCAGATCATCACTGTAATCGTCAGCGTCATATAAAAAGTCGCCATTTTCTGCGACCAGCTTACCGGTATTGGGGCTAGTTCGTCCTGTGTACCAGCCTTTTGGCTTTTCTCCGGTGATACTTTCAATGATTTCAATCGCCGCCTGCATATGCTCGCGCTCGGTATCAATATCAATGTGTTGATAGTTAATCCACCTTAGGCCATGGCTGCAAATTTCATGACCCGCCGCTTTGCACGCTCGCGCTATTTCAGGATGACGTTTAAGCGCCATTGCAACTGCAAAGACAGTGACCGGAATTTGATATTTATCAAACAACCTAAGTAAACGCCACACGCCTGCGCGACTACCGTATTCATAAATAGACTCCATACTCATATGGCGATCTTCTACATGTGGGGCATTGATAATTTCGGAGAGGAAGGTTTCCGCGGCGGGATCGCCATGCAACACACAGTTCTCGCCGCCCTCTTCATAATTCATCACCACTTGCACTGCGATTCGCGCTTTATTTGGCCAATTGGCATGAACGGGCTTGCTGCCATAGCCAATCAAATCACGGGGGTAGTGAACATAGTTTGACGCTGAGTTATCCATTGCTTGCTTACTCCCCTGTTTCATCTTTTGTGTTCAACTCATCGCTGCTACTGGCAAGCCCTGCCAACCAAATCGCTAACTGCTGTCTTTCGGCATCCGTCATCTTGGTGATATTCCCCAATGGCATATCGCGATTAACAATGGCACGGGTATGAATAAAGGCACTTAGCTTCTTTGCCTGCGCGACAGAATCCAAAATAAATCCATTGGGTGCCATTTGGAACAGCTCAGAGCGCGGCGTTTGGCTATGACATTCAGTGCAGTGCTTATCAATGATCTGCCAAGCCTGTTGATCGCTAATGGCTTCACTCGCTAAGTTATTTTGCGTTTTCACCACATGCCAAGGGGCAATCACTAGCATCAAAGCAAAGAAGGCTGCAAAGCCACTCACCAACACTTGAGGTTTGTATACGCCTTGGTGCTTTAAGTTAAAAAAGTGTCGAATCCACATGCCAATAACGAAAAAAGCCACCAAAATCAGCCAGCCATAAGGGTGGCTATAGGTATAAGCAAAATGATTCGAGAGCATGATAAAAATGATCGGTAACGTGGCGTAATTATTGTGCACAGAGCACTGCTTAGCTTTTAGGCCAGGGCCAGCGTCAGGAATGCGGCCTGCTTCAACTTCTGCAACCATATAGCGTTGGCTTGGCATGATCACATGGTACACGTTACCGGCCATACAAGTACCAATAATGGCGCCGATATGAATATACACTGCGCGGTCGGTAAACAACTGATCTAACCCCCAACTGTAAGCAGCTAGCAATGCAACCATGATTAAGGTAAACCACTTGCCATTTTCAACAAGCGGTGACTGACACAGCAGCCGATAAATCACGTAACCAGAGGTGATTATCGCCAACGACACCGCAATCGCACTCACTTTGTCTAAACTGGTTTTACTGGCATCCAGCAAGTAGGCATCTGCCCCCACATAATAAAGTAACGTAAACAACAAAGTTCCCGTTATCCAAGTGGTATACGCTTCCCACTTAAACCAGTGCAAAGTGGATGGCATTTGCTCTGGGCCATTTTGGTACTTGGCCACTTCATAAAAGCCACCACCGTGAATCGCCCATAAATCACCGCGAATTCCCTTGTCTTGCTTCCATTGAGGCGGCGTTTGTAAGTTATTGTCTAACCAGACAAAATAAAACGAAGCGCCTATCCATGCAATACCTGCAATAACGTGAAAGTAACGCAGAACCAGATGGGCGAGTTCGAAAAAATAACTTTCCAACCCCGCCATACCTAATGCCTCTAATATCATTAACTCACCTCCTTGAGCACAGCGGTGTCGTTGATATCGGCTAACGTCGGCTTAAACTGAGGTTCGCCATCGCGTTTATAGGCCTTTTCACCCAGAATGTAAGTTGCCTCAATGCAGCGATCATCGCCGAGCATCATAATGGCAAATAAACGCTCATGCAGGGTTTTCGCTTCTTTTAGTCTAAAGCTTAAAAATGGCGTTGCTTGGTAATCCAGCACCACAAAGTCGGCTTCACAGCCTTTGTTAAAATTGCCAATTGCCCCTTCTAAATCGAGCGCCCTAGCCCCACCGAGTGTCGCTAAGTAAAAGCCTTTAAATGCCGAGAACTTCTCCCCTTGTAGCTGCTGAATCTTGTACGCCTCATTGCCCGTTTGTAACATTGAAAAACTGGTACCAGCCCCAACGTCAGTCCCCATACCGACGTGAATGCCATGCTGCTCACAAGCTTTGAGATTGAACAGGCCGGAACCTAAAAACAGGTTAGAGGTTGAACAATGGGAGACTGAAGCTTGGTGGTTTGCCAGGCAGGTAAGCTCGCGCTCTTCCAAATGGATCGCGTGAGCAAATACCGAACGTCGGCGCACTAAGCCGGCATCTTCATAGACGCCAAGATAGTCTTGGCTTTCTGGGAAAAGCTCTTTGACCCAAGCACATTCATCTTTGTTTTCTGACAAATGCGTATGCATGTAGACATCAGGGTATTCCTCAAGCAGTTGTTGGCATTTGGCTAATTGCTCGGGGCTAGAAGTGGGCGCGAAGCGCGGGGTTACCGCGTAGCTTAACCGATCGACATTGTGCCATTTTTCAATCAAGGCTTTAGTATCGCGATAACCCGATTCAGGACAATCAGATAAATCGTCTGGGCAATTTCTGTCCATCATGACTTTACCGGCAATCATACGCAATTGACGAGATTGTGCTTCGGTGAAAAACGCATTCACTGACTGTGGGTGCACCGTACCAAACACCAGTGCGGTTGTTGTGCCATTACGCAGTAGCTCATCAATAAAGCGTTTTGAAACTTGGCTCGCATAATCCTCGTCAGCAAACTTTTTCTCGGTTGGAAAGGCATATTCTGTCAACCAAGTGAGTAGCTGCTCGCCATAAGCCCCTATCATTTCCGTTTGCGGTAGGTGAATGTGGGTATCAATCATGCCGGGGATAACCAAACGTCCTGTGTAGCGCTTAGTATCAATCACTTGATCTGGGTAAGCCAAAGCAAGGTTAGGCAAGATATCGCGCTCAAAGCCAAGATCACTTACTTTGCCATTCTCTATCACTAACGCCCCTTGCTCGAAATATCGATAAGCCTTGTCACCCGCTATCGCTGGGTCATCAACGAAATCAAGAATATCGCCACAAATAACGCGAATTTTACTGCTTGTTTGTTCCTTCATATTAACTTCCTCGGTACGTTGAATAGCCAAATGGTGATAGCAATAACGGAATATGATGATGGTTGTCGTCTAGCACTCGAAAACACAGCTCAGCAAAGGGGTAAAAAGCTCGCCCGTTAAGCTGTATTTGGGCGTGGTAAGCATCGATATCAAACAATAACTTATAGGTGCCATGTGTTATTGTGAGCTCTGCGGGTAACCAATCAATCAAGCGGCCATCATCATCGGTATTGGCGGTGCATAGCGATTGCCACTGCTGCGTATTTTCATCTAATTGCAATAGCGTGACTGGTACATTGCGCGCTGGCTTGCCGTTACTTGTATCTAAAATGTGGGTGGTAATAGGACTTCTACTCACACTAATTTCTCCAATCTTATTCTTGTTATTTTCGCTTGTTCACCTGCGGCAATAGCGAGCTCAGTGGCAGCATCGTTGTCGATACGTTGACGAATTAACTCAAGCATTTCTGTGGCGGATTTACCCGTTGCGCAAACGATAAAAATAAAGCCAAACTTGGCTAAATAGGCTTTATTTAGTACCACCATTTCTTCGAGCACTTGCGCATTTGCTTGGCCCATGCCTGATTGTTCGTGTCCGGCCTGTGTTGCTGTGTTGGCAAACTTAGCACTCAGCGTTGAGACATCACCAATTTGTGGATGCCCTTCAAATGCCGCTAAATAATCGCGCTCGCCTAACTGTTGCCAAATTTGCTCGGCTTTATCCAACAGGGCATGACTCGACGTAAATGGTCTAGCGGCCAACATGCTTTCTACCCAACGCGGTGCAACACAGCAACGTTCCAGCGCAGCATACGCTTGAGCTTCTGTTAGGGCGTTAAATTCGGCTATGGTCATGTGTTTACTGTCTCCTGTGCTCGCTGCTTTTCTTGTGCAAGAACTTTTGTACTTTGCTGGTTAGGAGTATTGTTCGAATCATCGCCAGAGCGACTATTATTCGAATTAAGGCACGCATTTAAGGTATGCCATTGCAATCCTTCGCGTTTTTTCTGTTTTTGCTGAACACCTTGTGCTGCTTGGCATTGCTGCTGATGTTGCTGATACAACCCAATTAATTGGCCAGCAATAGACACAGCAACTTCCATTGGCAGCTTGCCAGAGACATTATCGAGTCCTACTGGGCACTGCATTTTCGCCACTGCTTGTGAAGCAAAGCCACGGCTGGATA is a window of Thalassotalea euphylliae DNA encoding:
- the guaD gene encoding guanine deaminase; its protein translation is MKEQTSSKIRVICGDILDFVDDPAIAGDKAYRYFEQGALVIENGKVSDLGFERDILPNLALAYPDQVIDTKRYTGRLVIPGMIDTHIHLPQTEMIGAYGEQLLTWLTEYAFPTEKKFADEDYASQVSKRFIDELLRNGTTTALVFGTVHPQSVNAFFTEAQSRQLRMIAGKVMMDRNCPDDLSDCPESGYRDTKALIEKWHNVDRLSYAVTPRFAPTSSPEQLAKCQQLLEEYPDVYMHTHLSENKDECAWVKELFPESQDYLGVYEDAGLVRRRSVFAHAIHLEERELTCLANHQASVSHCSTSNLFLGSGLFNLKACEQHGIHVGMGTDVGAGTSFSMLQTGNEAYKIQQLQGEKFSAFKGFYLATLGGARALDLEGAIGNFNKGCEADFVVLDYQATPFLSFRLKEAKTLHERLFAIMMLGDDRCIEATYILGEKAYKRDGEPQFKPTLADINDTAVLKEVS
- the folD gene encoding bifunctional methylenetetrahydrofolate dehydrogenase/methenyltetrahydrofolate cyclohydrolase FolD — encoded protein: MTAQLIDGKAIAQSIRTSVKEKVAARTSQGKRAPGLAVILVGNDPASEVYVGSKRRACEEVGFVSRSYDLPETTSEQELLSLIEELNHDDAVDGILVQLPLPEGLDPNLVIEHINPQKDVDGFHPSNVGKLALRQPGLRPCTPKGIVTLIESTGVKPHGLEAVVVGASNIVGRPMTLELLLAGCTVTTTHRFTRDLESKVRQADLLVVAVGKPEFIPGEWIKEGAIVIDVGINRLESGKLVGDVEFDVAKDKANYITPVPGGVGPMTVASLIENTLIACEEFGAE
- a CDS encoding urate hydroxylase PuuD, which translates into the protein MESYFFELAHLVLRYFHVIAGIAWIGASFYFVWLDNNLQTPPQWKQDKGIRGDLWAIHGGGFYEVAKYQNGPEQMPSTLHWFKWEAYTTWITGTLLFTLLYYVGADAYLLDASKTSLDKVSAIAVSLAIITSGYVIYRLLCQSPLVENGKWFTLIMVALLAAYSWGLDQLFTDRAVYIHIGAIIGTCMAGNVYHVIMPSQRYMVAEVEAGRIPDAGPGLKAKQCSVHNNYATLPIIFIMLSNHFAYTYSHPYGWLILVAFFVIGMWIRHFFNLKHQGVYKPQVLVSGFAAFFALMLVIAPWHVVKTQNNLASEAISDQQAWQIIDKHCTECHSQTPRSELFQMAPNGFILDSVAQAKKLSAFIHTRAIVNRDMPLGNITKMTDAERQQLAIWLAGLASSSDELNTKDETGE
- a CDS encoding methyl-accepting chemotaxis protein, with product MNSGGQEIYDNYFISVVNLTDARKHTYEEFVWLKSHIISPNDNAMREAERRIADAAQQLSPSLGKFSETLDAGEETQLFEQVQQEVQEMAQLRDQIIRLSQTNEDVEADALANNEYRVLFNQLHDQLDKMFQTNVAGAQDLYQQNQQTYDASWRFILIAVVVVVVFGVLVGIALIASIQKPLIGATKRITHIDKSNDLTLSLDVNGEDEVAQMSTAFNHMVLSLNTVISEISQSSVVLQSESSALSRAVESSSANLATSVDVLTSVSHSTSEITSATEEIAQSADNARVEAQKSDNEAQQGLLLQGQAINAVEGLKENMTDTSNAIAQLSDDTNEIGSVLDVIRGIAEQTNLLALNAAIEAARAGDQGRGFAVVADEVRTLAQRTQESTSEIQNMIEKLQAGAQQSVNAMQGSMQSLDETVGFTQSSEQALQNIVDMLNNILSMNEQIASATEEQSVTLQNINEQLNEATQLSGRSNDSLQDLQQSSDALRNVIQVYEPLLNKFKIN
- the puuE gene encoding allantoinase PuuE — its product is MKQGSKQAMDNSASNYVHYPRDLIGYGSKPVHANWPNKARIAVQVVMNYEEGGENCVLHGDPAAETFLSEIINAPHVEDRHMSMESIYEYGSRAGVWRLLRLFDKYQIPVTVFAVAMALKRHPEIARACKAAGHEICSHGLRWINYQHIDIDTEREHMQAAIEIIESITGEKPKGWYTGRTSPNTGKLVAENGDFLYDADDYSDDLPFWREVEVGNEGKTKPQLIVPYTLDVNDMRFAAVQGFNAGDQFFNYLKDAFDVLYEEGDPHGENRPKMMSIGLHCRLIGRPGRIKALERFFAYAKSFEGVWFARREDIAEHWYVNHPFQG
- a CDS encoding Yip1 family protein; translation: MILNHIWGLYAHPKEEWHAIEKRHESFYYSLAHILTIALIPSICGYYATAHVGWSIGAGDVIKLTEQSAVIMSVGMYGAMIAGVFALAYLIHWMAKTFDSDPSYTQSLELAAYTATPLLMVGLTALFPVLWFVVTAGMLAVCYSVYLLYSGVPIMMNIPEEKGFIYSSSVVTCGLVLLVTIMAATAILWSMGFGPEYVA
- the uraD gene encoding 2-oxo-4-hydroxy-4-carboxy-5-ureidoimidazoline decarboxylase, giving the protein MTIAEFNALTEAQAYAALERCCVAPRWVESMLAARPFTSSHALLDKAEQIWQQLGERDYLAAFEGHPQIGDVSTLSAKFANTATQAGHEQSGMGQANAQVLEEMVVLNKAYLAKFGFIFIVCATGKSATEMLELIRQRIDNDAATELAIAAGEQAKITRIRLEKLV
- the uraH gene encoding hydroxyisourate hydrolase, with the protein product MSRSPITTHILDTSNGKPARNVPVTLLQLDENTQQWQSLCTANTDDDGRLIDWLPAELTITHGTYKLLFDIDAYHAQIQLNGRAFYPFAELCFRVLDDNHHHIPLLLSPFGYSTYRGS